The proteins below come from a single Mangifera indica cultivar Alphonso unplaced genomic scaffold, CATAS_Mindica_2.1 Un_0035, whole genome shotgun sequence genomic window:
- the LOC123206417 gene encoding uncharacterized protein LOC123206417 isoform X1, whose amino-acid sequence MMAGGVGGGSGGAGGGRVEVISSKGCSRLFVGLSSSVPSFRGVQSFEAVTSTASSSVASESLLQLPSNAPFSGLVICVTGLSKEARKQVMEATERLGGQYSPDLHPQCTHLVVQSFGGRKLEHALKHGSRNGLFVVTLGWFVDSVRKNVRLKESLYTVKSIKEYGMHLDYLNRLQTGADNSCLPAGIHDAKWLDVNAKPKKHFSERDSNRSIDSTLSGYSLYVDSEISKELQNKVFEAAAREGATLVDQWFVGCNASYVVCEGTSVQRYLGHSNNVVTPLWVLKTAKEKNVQRLVHMSADLARQVGTMIENLQNGTVREEIIGGNIPQDAKSCISKATHEERQQIVNLAKTGVRNRRSRRMQTCQTPIRPLTPSSLLDSICWSVSEPTSTASIYTDSFSGEDVSEHHSAIFFDAKEDGKDSEASFANLTRLLTESEKSELIYKNHFLTILFPIDRFAEMGPSSRTYFSDNGFTCLQVLDHIYEFYQENMLPHEIISAIHTDSRHADRLRAVYSNKETVEHGYVNFKRIEFLGSRKSFEMLKRVSGDNNSNVYELLLRA is encoded by the exons ATGATGGCTGGTGGTGTTGGTGGTGGTAGTGGTGGTGCTGGCGGCGGTAGAGTTGAAGTGATAAGTAGCAAGGGATGTTCACGGTTGTTTGTTGGGTTGTCTTCTTCTGTTCCTTCTTTTAGAGGCGTGCAATCCTTTGAAGCTGTAACGTCTACTGCCTCCTCCTCTGTTGCCTCTGAATCGCTGCTTCAGCTTCCCTCCAACGCTCCCTTTTCCGGCCTTGTGATTTGTGTCACCGGTCTCTCCAAAG AAGCAAGGAAACAGGTCATGGAAGCGACAGAAAGATTGGGTGGCCAATACAGCCCCGATTTGCATCCCCAATGCACCCATTTGGTAGTCCAG AGCTTCGGTGGACGTAAGCTTGAGCATGCACTGAAACATGGATCAAGAAATGGTCTCTTTGTTGTAACTCTTGGATGGTTTGTAGATAGTGTCCGAAAGAATG TGAGGTTGAAAGAATCACTCTACACTGTTAAGAGTATTAAGGAATATGGAATGCACTTGGACTACTTGAATCGACTTCAAACAGGTGCTGACAACTCATGTCTCCCAGCTGGCATTCATGATGCAAAGTGGTTAGATGTGAATGCAAAACCAAAAAAGCATTTCTCTGAAAGAGACTCTAATAGAAGCATAGATTCTACCCTATCTGGCTACTCACTGTATGTTGATTCAGAAATTTCAAAAGAACTTCAGAATAAG GTCTTTGAGGCAGCTGCTAGAGAAGGTGCTACACTTGTAGATCAATGGTTTGTTGGTTGCAATGCAAGTTATGTAGTGTGTGAAGGGACCTCCGTCCAAAGATATCTTGGTCACTCTAACAACGTTGTCACA CCTCTTTGGGTTCTGAAAACAGCAAAGGAGAAGAATGTGCAGAGGCTTGTTCACATGTCAGCTGATTTGGCCAGGCAGGTTGGAACTATGattgaaaatcttcaaaatggCACTGTCAGAGAG GAAATTATTGGTGGAAATATTCCTCAAGATGCTAAGAGCTGTATAAGTAAAGCAACCCATGAAGAAAGGCAACAGATTGTTAATTTGGCTAAAACTGGTGTCAGAAATCGGCGTAGTCGTCGTATGCAG ACTTGCCAAACCCCAATACGTCCATTAACCCCAAGCAGCCTTCTAGATTCAATATGCTGGTCTGTCTCTGAGCCAACTTCAACTGCTTCTATTTACACAGACTCTTTCAGTGGTGAGGATGTTAGTGAACATCATTCAGCCATATTCTTTGATGCTAAGGAGGATGGCAAGGATTCAGAAGCTTCATTTGCTAACCTGACCAGATTGCTCACAGAAAG TGAAAAAAgtgaattgatatataaaaacCATTTTCTTACCATACTCTTTCCTATTGATCGATTTGCCGAAATGGGGCCTTCTTCACGAACATATTTCAGCGATAATGGCTTCACATGTTTGCAGGTGTTAGATCATATCTATGAATTTTATCAG GAGAACATGTTGCCTCATGAGATCATTTCAGCTATTCACACTGATTCAAGGCATGCTGATCGGCTACGTGCAGTGTACTCTAATAAAGAGACAGTAGAGCATGGTTATGTAAATTTTAAACGAATTGAATTCTTAGGAAGTCGTAAGAGTTTTGAGATGTTGAAGCGCGTAAGTGGAGATAACAACAGTAATGTATATGAGCTTTTGCTTAGAGCATGA
- the LOC123206426 gene encoding endoribonuclease Dicer homolog 3-like, whose translation MHSPRMNHVPLRRSFDQMSSSTPLDKGSHGLDHAVDDTSSSTSANNFNPRKYQLQVFEVAKKRNTIAVLETGAGKTMIAVMLIKDIAQTIKSNGHRKLIIFLAPTVHLVHQQYDVIKINTDCKVEEYYGSKGVDEWTLDCWEKEYDQNDVLVMTPQILLDVLRKAFLRLEMVCFIIIDECHHATKNHPYARVMKEFYHKSNSKPKVFGMTASPVVRKGVSSAMDCEGQISELESILDSQVYTIGDRTEMEVYVPSAVGSCRFYDQSSFDSLDLTEKLEISCSKFDASLSKLQGSVQNSYKDMDDKHKTLRKQLSNYHAKILYCLDELGLICAYEAVKVCLENVPKVQDECEIYRESSLQCKYFLEEILCIIGGSLPLGEKNFLDFGFDYTKAVDLGYISPKLHELLQLFLSFGGATQVLCLIFVERIIAAKVVERFVKKVNCLAHFTVSYLTGSNTSVDSLAPKMQKEILESFRSGKVNLLFATDVVEEGIHVPNCSCVIRFDLPKTVRSYVQSRGRARQNNSQFILMLERGNIKQRDRLFDVIRSEQSMADTTVSRDPDSCVLKACTLGTMNAYVVDITGASVTADSSVSLIHRYCEKLPSDKYYTPKPIFKYKSFDESYECEMTLPSNAPFQTIVGPPSRNKNLSKQLVCLEACKKLHQMGALNDHLLPFIEEPFESNLIVKKNPGAGTTKRKELHGTNPIRALSGSWGEKVDGVVLHAYKFYFSCNIASEIYSGFMFLTESKLDDDVGNFELELYLVSKVVKATVSSCGKVHLDAEQMTKAKCFQEFFFNGLFGRLFVKSKSSGKNREFLLQRETKSLWNPSNMYLLLPLEILGISGMESWRINWTGINACAAVVESLKENSYLGANHSNGYEGNLSPHRTDSSQKECNIEDIIHFANCSVDAKDLKNRVVLAIHTGRIYSTVEVVCNTSAESPFDGTADGAPSVYTTFTDYFRKKYGIVLKHPGQPLLRLKQSHNAHNLLVNFNEEGGSGKASQAKKAQIHIHMPSELLITVDVPINVIKSFYLLPSLMQRLESLMLASQLRDEIDCSSLHIPSSLILEALTTLRCCEKFSMERLELLGDSVLKYAISCHLFLTYPKKHEGQLSGRRQSVICNSTLHKFGTDRKLQGYIRDSAFDARRWAAPGQLSVFPVPCECGVDTLEVPLEGDFFSDDTKVVVGKLCDKGHRWMGSKTISDCVEALIGAYYVGGGLVAALHVMKWLGIDANIEPSLIVEAITCASVRSYVPKTNEIKDIENKVGYEFSVKFLLQEAITHASVNEFYCYQRLEFLGDAVLDLLITWHLYQSHRDIDPGELTDLRSASVNNENFAQVAVRNNLYKHLQHSSTLLLSQITEYVKSFPELSDTISSGPTTKAPKALGDLVESIVGAILIDSKLNLDEVWRICKPLLSPIVTPDKLELPPLRELNELCDSLGYFINTKCAHKGEMVQAELRLQLEDTLLVGQGLERSAKAAKGNAASQLLKQLETRGIRKGVSKTRRLSPDHCDDSSCLHLDNKVSGQTSDEYLPEQAACKKLKGSEIQNPVCDSSKKACSSTNATPIIAPINMKKGGPRTSLFQLCKTMLWPMPTFDTTEHKSRTPMIFDEISGKREGFNSFISKITLHIPGSGNIECTGDPRADKKSSFDSAALLMLNSFEREGKIIISDS comes from the exons ATGCATTCTCCAAGGATGAATCATGTTCCACTCAGAAGAAGCTTTGATCAAATGAGCTCTTCAACCCCACTTGATAAGGGCTCCCATGGTCTTGATCATGCTGTTGATGACACTTCCTCTTCTACCAGTGCCAACAATTTCAACCCCAGAAA GTATCAATTGCAGGTATTTGAAGTTGCCAAGAAGAGGAACACAATAGCAGTTTTAGAGACAGGAGCTGGGAAGACTATGATAGCTGTAATGCTGATAAAAGACATTGCACAAACTATCAAGTCTAATGGTCATAGGAAACTGATTATTTTCTTGGCTCCAACTGTTCACCTTGTTCATCAG CAATACGATGTCATTAAGATTAATACTGATTGTAAAGTGGAAGAATACTATGGATCCAAAGGAGTTGATGAATGGACTTTGGACTGCTGGGAGAAAGAATATGATCAAAATGAT GTATTGGTTATGACCCCACAAATCCTCTTGGATGTGTTGAGGAAGGCATTCCTGAGGCTAGAGATGGTATGCTTCATCATAATAGATGAGTGCCATCATGCTACTAAAAATCATCCTTACGCAAGGGTTATGAAG GAATTTTATCACAAATCTAATAGCAAGCCAAAGGTTTTTGGAATGACAGCATCACCTGTGGTGAGAAAAg GCGTCTCATCAGCGATGGATTGTGAGGGACAAATCTCAGAACTCGAAAGCATCTTGGATTCTCAG GTTTATACCATTGGGGACAGGACAGAGATGGAAGTATATGTTCCCTCTGCGGTCGGAAGTTGTAGATTTTATGACCAATCAAGCTTTGATAGTTTGGATTTGACAGAAAAATTGGAAATCTCATGCTCTAAG TTTGATGCCTCACTATCAAAGTTGCAAGGATCAGTGCAAAATTCTTACAAAGATATGGATGATAAGCATAAAACACTTAGAAAGCAGCTGTCCAATTATCATGCAAAGATCTTATATTGCCTAGATGAACTTGGCCTTATATGTGCTTATGAG GCTGTTAAAGTCTGTCTGGAGAATGTCCCAAAAGTCCAAGACGAGTGTGAAATTTACAGAGAAAGTTCATTGCAATGCAAATATTTTCTTGAGGAAATATTGTGTATAATTGGGGGATCTTTGCCTCTGG gtgaaaaaaattttttggattttggttttgaCTATACAAAGGCAGTAGATTTGGGTTACATATCTCCAAAATTGCATGAACTTCTTCAACTCTTCCTATCTTTTGG AGGGGCTACACAAGTATTATGCCTCATTTTTGTGGAAAGAATTATCGCAGCTAAAGTGGTTGAAAGGTTTGTGAAGAAAGTAAATTGTTTGGCTCATTTCACTGTTTCATATTTGACTGGAAGTAATACATCAGTCGATTCTCTGGCACCAAAAATGCAGAAAGAAATCTTGGAATCATTTAGGAGTGGAAAG GTCAATCTATTGTTTGCTACTGATGTCGTTGAGGAGGGGATTCATGTACCAAACTGCTCTTGTGTTATCCGTTTTGACCTGCCAAAGACTGTCCGTAGTTATGTTCAGTCTCGCGGACGAGCTCGGCAAAATAACTCCCAGTTCATCTTGATGCTTGAGCG GGGAAACATTAAACAAAGGGATAGACTTTTTGATGTCATTAGGAGTGAACAATCAATGGCGGATACAACTGTGAGTAGAGACCCTGATTCCTGTGTTCTGAAAGCATGTACCTTGGGGACAATGAATGCCTATGTTGTGGATATAACTGGAGCATCAGTAACTGCAGACTCCAGTGTCAGTCTCATACATCGATACTGTGAAAAGCTCCCTAGTGACAA GTACTACACACCAAAGCCAATCTTTAAGTACAAATCTTTTGACGAGTCTTATGAGTGTGAAATGACGCTACCTTCAAATGCACCTTTCCAAACAATTGTTGGTCCTCCAAGTAGAAATAAAAACTTATCAAAGCAGCTTGTGTGCTTGGAAGCATGTAAAAAGCTGCATCAAATGGGAGCTCTGAATGATCATCTTCTCCCCTTCATTGAAGAACCTTTTGAAAGCAATCTCATTGTTAAAAAGAATCCAGGTGCAG GAACAACGAAAAGGAAGGAACTGCATGGGACAAATCCTATTCGTGCATTATCTGGAAGCTGGGGAGAAAAAGTTGATGGTGTTGTTTTACATGCCTATAAATTTTACTTCTCCTGTAATATTGCTAGTGAGATTTACTCCGGATTTATGTTTTTGACTGAGTCAAAACTTGATGATGAtgtgggaaattttgaattggAGCTATATTTGGTCTCTAAGGTGGTTAAGGCTACTGTTTCATCATGTGGGAAAGTGCATTTGGATGCAGAACAG ATGACCAAAGCAAAGTGCTTTCAGGAATTTTTCTTCAATGGCTTATTTGGAAGGTTGTTTGTTAAATCCAAATCATCTGGAAAAAATAGAGAATTTTTACTTCAGAGAGAAACAAAATCACTGTGGAATCCATCAAACATGTATTTGCTTCTACCATTGGAGATATTGGGCATTTCTGGTATGGAATCTTGGAGAATAAACTGGACTGGAATTAATGCATGTGCTGCTGTGGTAGAATCTTTAAAGGAAAACTCTTATTTGGGTGCTAATCATTCCAATGGTTACGAAGGAAATTTGTCACCTCATAGGACTGACTCCTCTCAGAAAGAATGCAACATTGAAGATATAATCCATTTTGCTAATTGTTCTGTTGATGCAAAAGATCTCAAGAATAGGGTAGTACTAGCTATCCATACTGGAAGAATCTACTCTACGGTTGAAGTGGTTTGCAATACATCTGCAGAGAGTCCTTTTGATGGAACTGCTGATGGTGCCCCATCAGTGTATACAACCTTCACGGACTACTTCCGTAAAAA GTATGGGATTGTGCTGAAACATCCAGGGCAGCCGTTGTTGCGGTTGAAGCAGAGTCATAATGCACACAACCTTCTTGTGAATTTTAATGAAGAAG GTGGCTCTGGCAAGGCATCACAAGCTAAAAAGGCACAGATTCATATTCACATGCCATCTGAGCTTCTGATCACTGTTGATGTTCCAATCAATGTCATAAAATCATTTTACCTACTCCCATCATTAATGCAACGGCTGGAGTCCCTGATGTTGGCCAGCCAACTTAGAGATGAGATTGATTGCAGTTCCCTTCATATACCAAGTTCCTTG ATTTTGGAAGCACTTACGACGCTTAGATGCTGTGAAAAATTTTCTATGGAGCGGTTGGAATTGCTTGGTGATTCAGTTTTAAAGTATGCTATAAGCTGCCACCTCTTTCTTACATATCCAAAAAAGCATGAAGGCCAATTGTCTGGTAGGCGTCAATCAGTTATTTGTAACTCAACCTTGCATAAATTCGGAACAGATCGCAAGTTACAG GGATACATACGGGACAGCGCATTTGATGCCCGTCGTTGGGCTGCTCCAGGACAGCTTTCTGTATTCCCTGTTCCTTGTGAATGTGGGGTGGATACTTTAGAAGTACCATTGGAAGGGGATTTTTTTTCTGATGACACAAAAGTTGTGGTGGGGAAGCTATGTGACAAGGGTCACAGATGGATGGGTTCAAAAACGATATCTGATTGTGTTGAAGCCCTCATCGGAGCATATTACGTTGGCGGAGGATTGGTTGCTGCACTTCATGTGATGAAATGGCTTGGTATTGATGCTAACATTGAGCCCTCATTAATAGTTGAAGCCATTACTTGTGCATCTGTCCGATCATATGTTCCCAAAACCAATGAGATCAAGGATATAGAGAATAAGGTTGGATATGAATTTTCTGTCAAGTTTCTGTTACAGGAGGCCATTACACATGCATCCGTAAATGAGTTCTACTGTTATCAG AGGCTTGAATTTCTTGGAGATGCTGTTCTGGACTTGCTTATCACCTGGCATCTTTATCAGAGCCATAGAGATATTGATCCTGGCGAGTTGACTGATTTACGCTCAGCCTCtgttaataatgaaaattttgctCAAGTTGCAGTGCGAAATAACCTGTATAAGCATCTTCAGCATTCTTCTACTCTACTCTTAAGCCAAATAACAGAATATGTGAAGTCTTTTCCCGAACTCAGTGACACAATTAGTTCAGGCCCCACCACAAAAGCTCCAAAG GCTCTAGGAGACTTGGTGGAAAGTATTGTTGGTGCAATATTGATTGACAGCAAGCTTAATCTTGATGAAGTGTGGAGAATATGTAAACCATTATTGTCTCCAATCGTGACCCCTGATAAACTTGAACTCCCTCCACTGCGTGAACTGAACGAATTGTGCGACTCTCTAGGATACTTTATTAACACAAAATGTGCTCACAAGGGGGAAATGGTGCAGGCAGAGTTGAGATTGCAATTGGAAGACACTCTTCTGGTTGGACAAGGGCTGGAGAGGAGCGCAAAAGCTGCAAAAGGAAATGCAGCTTCACAGTTGTTGAAGCAACTTGAG ACTAGAGGAATTCGCAAAGGTGTATCCAAAACAAGGAGACTGAGCCCTGATCATTGTGATGATTCATCTTGTCTCCACTTGGATAATAAAGTCAGCGGGCAGACATCTGATGAATATTTGCCAGAACAAGCAGCCTGTAAAAAGCTCAAGGGATCTGAAATTCAAAACCCTGTCTGTGACTCTTCCAAAAAAGCCTGCAGTTCCACCAATGCAACCCCAA TTATTGCACCTATCAACATGAAGAAAGGAGGGCCTCGAACCTCACTTTTCCAACTTTGCAAGACTATGCTATGGCCAATGCCCACATTTGATACCACAGAACATAAATCAAG GACTCCCAtgatatttgatgaaatttctgGGAAGAGAGAGGGATTTAAcagttttatttcaaaaatcacTCTGCATATACCAGGATCTGGCAATATTGAGTGCACAGGAGATCCCAGAGCTGATAAGAAAAGTTCATTTGATTCTGCCGCACTACTCATGCTCAACAGTTTTGAACGagagggtaaaatcatcataaGTGATTCCTAA
- the LOC123206417 gene encoding uncharacterized protein LOC123206417 isoform X2 has protein sequence MMAGGVGGGSGGAGGGRVEVISSKGCSRLFVGLSSSVPSFRGVQSFEAVTSTASSSVASESLLQLPSNAPFSGLVICVTGLSKEARKQVMEATERLGGQYSPDLHPQCTHLVVQSFGGRKLEHALKHGSRNGLFVVTLGWFVDSVRKNVRLKESLYTVKSIKEYGMHLDYLNRLQTGADNSCLPAGIHDAKWLDVNAKPKKHFSERDSNRSIDSTLSGYSLYVDSEISKELQNKVFEAAAREGATLVDQWFVGCNASYVVCEGTSVQRYLGHSNNVVTPLWVLKTAKEKNVQRLVHMSADLARQVGTMIENLQNGTVREEIIGGNIPQDAKSCISKATHEERQQIVNLAKTGVRNRRSRRMQTCQTPIRPLTPSSLLDSICWSVSEPTSTASIYTDSFSGEDVSEHHSAIFFDAKEDGKDSEASFANLTRLLTESEKSELIYKNHFLTILFPIDRFAEMGPSSRTYFSDNGFTCLQVLDHIYEFYQVGIFLESSRCVDTFCRRTCCLMRSFQLFTLIQGMLIGYVQCTLIKRQ, from the exons ATGATGGCTGGTGGTGTTGGTGGTGGTAGTGGTGGTGCTGGCGGCGGTAGAGTTGAAGTGATAAGTAGCAAGGGATGTTCACGGTTGTTTGTTGGGTTGTCTTCTTCTGTTCCTTCTTTTAGAGGCGTGCAATCCTTTGAAGCTGTAACGTCTACTGCCTCCTCCTCTGTTGCCTCTGAATCGCTGCTTCAGCTTCCCTCCAACGCTCCCTTTTCCGGCCTTGTGATTTGTGTCACCGGTCTCTCCAAAG AAGCAAGGAAACAGGTCATGGAAGCGACAGAAAGATTGGGTGGCCAATACAGCCCCGATTTGCATCCCCAATGCACCCATTTGGTAGTCCAG AGCTTCGGTGGACGTAAGCTTGAGCATGCACTGAAACATGGATCAAGAAATGGTCTCTTTGTTGTAACTCTTGGATGGTTTGTAGATAGTGTCCGAAAGAATG TGAGGTTGAAAGAATCACTCTACACTGTTAAGAGTATTAAGGAATATGGAATGCACTTGGACTACTTGAATCGACTTCAAACAGGTGCTGACAACTCATGTCTCCCAGCTGGCATTCATGATGCAAAGTGGTTAGATGTGAATGCAAAACCAAAAAAGCATTTCTCTGAAAGAGACTCTAATAGAAGCATAGATTCTACCCTATCTGGCTACTCACTGTATGTTGATTCAGAAATTTCAAAAGAACTTCAGAATAAG GTCTTTGAGGCAGCTGCTAGAGAAGGTGCTACACTTGTAGATCAATGGTTTGTTGGTTGCAATGCAAGTTATGTAGTGTGTGAAGGGACCTCCGTCCAAAGATATCTTGGTCACTCTAACAACGTTGTCACA CCTCTTTGGGTTCTGAAAACAGCAAAGGAGAAGAATGTGCAGAGGCTTGTTCACATGTCAGCTGATTTGGCCAGGCAGGTTGGAACTATGattgaaaatcttcaaaatggCACTGTCAGAGAG GAAATTATTGGTGGAAATATTCCTCAAGATGCTAAGAGCTGTATAAGTAAAGCAACCCATGAAGAAAGGCAACAGATTGTTAATTTGGCTAAAACTGGTGTCAGAAATCGGCGTAGTCGTCGTATGCAG ACTTGCCAAACCCCAATACGTCCATTAACCCCAAGCAGCCTTCTAGATTCAATATGCTGGTCTGTCTCTGAGCCAACTTCAACTGCTTCTATTTACACAGACTCTTTCAGTGGTGAGGATGTTAGTGAACATCATTCAGCCATATTCTTTGATGCTAAGGAGGATGGCAAGGATTCAGAAGCTTCATTTGCTAACCTGACCAGATTGCTCACAGAAAG TGAAAAAAgtgaattgatatataaaaacCATTTTCTTACCATACTCTTTCCTATTGATCGATTTGCCGAAATGGGGCCTTCTTCACGAACATATTTCAGCGATAATGGCTTCACATGTTTGCAGGTGTTAGATCATATCTATGAATTTTATCAG GTTGGAATCTTCCTGGAATCTTCAAGGTGTGTTGATACCTTTTGCAGGAGAACATGTTGCCTCATGAGATCATTTCAGCTATTCACACTGATTCAAGGCATGCTGATCGGCTACGTGCAGTGTACTCTAATAAAGAGACAGTAG